A DNA window from Ctenopharyngodon idella isolate HZGC_01 chromosome 8, HZGC01, whole genome shotgun sequence contains the following coding sequences:
- the pptc7a gene encoding protein phosphatase PTC7 homolog, whose product MLSVLSYGRLVARAVIGGLSQTDSRDYSLVSASFGFGKDFRKGILKKGMCYGDDACFIARHRSADVLGVADGVGGWRDYGVDPSQFSGTLMRTCERLVKEGRFVPSNPVGILTTSYYELLQNKVPLLGSSTACIVVLDRQSHRLHTANLGDSGFLVVRGGEVVHRSDEQQHYFNTPFQLSIAPPEAEGSVLSDSPEAADSSSFDVQLGDIILTATDGLFDNMPDYMILQELKKLKNTNYESIQQTAKSIAEQAHVLAYDPNYMSPFAQFACDNGLNVRGGKPDDITVLLSIVAEYTD is encoded by the exons ATGTTGTCCGTTCTCTCGTACGGTCGACTGGTGGCCCGGGCGGTCATCGGCGGACTCTCTCAAACCGACAGCCGCGATTACAGCCTGGTGTCGGCCAGCTTCGGCTTCGGGAAGGATTTTCGTAAGgggattttgaagaaagggatgtGTTATGGAGACGACGCGTGCTTTATAGCCCGGCACAGATCTGCTGATGTGTTAG GTGTGGCTGATGGAGTAGGTGGCTGGCGTGACTATGGGGTCGACCCCTCTCAGTTCTCTGGGACACTCATGAGGACGTGTGAGCGGCTCGTCAAAGAAGGACGATTTGTGCCAAGCAATCCAGTGGGAATCCTTACTACCAGCTACTATGAGCTACTTCAGAACAAAGTACCGCTATTAG GAAGCAGTACAGCGTGTATCGTGGTATTAGACAGGCAGAGTCACCGGCTACACACGGCGAACCTGGGAGACTCAGGTTTTCTGGTGGTTCGAGGTGGCGAGGTGGTCCACCGGTCTGACGAACAGCAGCACTACTTCAACACCCCTTTCCAGCTCTCTATCGCCCCTCCTGAGGCAGAGGGCTCCGTCCTCAGTGACAG CCCCGAGGCTGCTGATAGCTCATCCTTCGATGTCCAGTTGGGTGACATTATACTCACTGCTACAGATGGTCTCTTTGACAACATGCCAGACTACATGATTTTACAAGAACTCAAAAAACTCAAG AATACCAACTATGAAAGCATCCAGCAAACAGCCAAGAGTATTGCTGAACAGGCCCATGTTTTAGCATACGACCCCAATTACATGTCTCCTTTTGCACAGTTTGCCTGCGATAATGGCTTAAATGTCAGAG